The stretch of DNA GTCGAACAGCTCGGACATCCAGGCGGCGCCGGTGCCGAACATGATCCCCTGGCCGAAGCTCAGCGCCACCGCGACGGTCAGCGTGATGACCATCGGGTCGCGCGTGTCGAGGAGGGTGAACAGCGGGAACGCGAAGGCGATCGAGAACAGGCAGGCGGCGACGAACAGCGTCCGGCGGCCGTAGCGGTCCGACAGCCAGCCGAAGGCCGGCAGGGTGAAGAGCTCGATCACCGCCGCCACCAGGATCCCGTTCAGGATGATGCTGCGCGACAGCCCGAGCTGGCCGGTCACGTAGGAGATCGAGAACACGGTCACGACGCTGACGTAGGCGATCTCCGAGACCTTGAGGCCCACGGCCTTCAGGAAGGTGCGCGGGTGCTCGGTGAGGATCTCCATGACCGGCAGGCGCGCCACCGCGGATTGCCGCTTCACCCGCTGGAAGGCCGGCGTCTCGTGCAGCCGCAGGCGGATGAACAGCCCGAGGCCGACCAGCAGCGCGCTGGCCAGGAACGGGATCCGCCAGCCCCAGGCGAGGAACTCCGCCTCCGGCAGGAAGCCGCACAGCGCGAAGGCCCCGATCGACGCGATGACGCCGAGGGGGTAGCCGAGCTGGACGATGCTGCCGAAGAAGCCGCGCCGCTCCGCCGGGACGCTCTCGACCACCATCAGGACCGCGCCGCCCCACTCGCCGCCGATCCCGATGCCCTGGATCAGGCGCAGCGCCACGAGCAGGATCGGGGCCCACAGGCCGATCTGCGCGTAGGTCGGCAGGCACCCGATCAGGAACGTGCCGAGGCCCATGATGATGATGGTCAGCGAGAGCATCGCCTTGCGGCCGATCTTGTCGCCGAAATGCCCGAAGATGACGCCGCCGAGGGGGCGCGCCAGGAAGCCCACCGCGTAGGAGCCGAACGCCGCGATGGTGCCGACCAGCGGGTCGAAGCTCGGGAAGAACAGCTTGTTGAACACGAGCGCGGTGGCCGTTCCGTAGATCAGGAAGTCGTACCACTCGACCGTCGTGCCGATGACGCTCGACCAGACGATCTGGCGCCGGTCGGCGACCGGCACCGGGCCGGCCTCGAGAGCCGGGGACGCCTCAAAGGGCAACGCGGTATCGGCCACGGCACATCCTCCACTGTGATGGATGAAAATCCATTCTTGTGGAGGCAAACGGCGTGCCAGCCCGGCGCGCAGCGGCCCGGCGGCCGACCCGTCGCGCAGCGCGGCGCGCAGTGCGGCGCAAGGTGCAATTCAGCCGCCCCTGCGTTAGGCGGGGGCGACTCTCTCGGTGCCGCGCCCCGGTCGCGCGGGCCGGTCGCGGGCGCGGATGACGGGGCATGACGGCGAGGACGATCATCGGGGCGGACCCGGCAGCGACGGAGACGTCCCCGCAGATCCACATCGCCGAGGAGATCCGGCGGCGCCGCAGGGAGCAGGGCCTGTCGCTGGAGACGCTGGCGGCGCGCTCGGGGGTCAGCCGCTCGATGATCTCGAAGATCGAGCGCTCCGAGGCCGTGCCGTCGACGGTGGTGCTGTCCCGCCTCGCGGAGGCGCTCGGCGTCACCTTCTCGCGGCTGATGGCGCCCGCGACGGAGCGCGAGATCCTGCTGATCCCGGCGAGCCGCCAGCCGATCCTGCGCGACGAGGCGTCCGGCTACCTGCGGCGCTGCATCTCGCCGGTCCTGCCCGGGCGCGGCATCGACTGGGTGCTCAACACGCTGCCGCCGGGCGCCAGCACCGGCGAGTTCACCGCCCATCGCCGCGGCGTGTCCGAGTACATCTACGTCCTGCGCGGCCGCCTGCGGGCGGTGATCGGCGAGCGCGCGGTCATCATGGAGACCGGCGACAGCCTGTATTTCGAGGCCGATGCCGGGCACGCCTTCACCAATGTCGGCACGGAGGCGTGCGAGTACTTCCTGGTGATCGACCCGTCGCGGGTCCGCTGAGCCGGGGCGCCTCGGACGTCCGCGGCGCGCGGCTTCCGCGCGACGGGCGCGTCAGTGGAAGGCCTTGAAGGCGATGATCGTCTCGGAATCCTTCACGCCGTCCAGGCGCAGGAGGAAGTCGTTCACGAACAGCCCTATATCGACGCCGTTGTCCACGTGGAACTTGGCCATGATGTCGAAGCGCCCGGCCGTGGAGTAGATCTCCGACGCGATCTCCATCGCGACGAGCGCGTCGGACACGGCGTAAGTCTTGCCGATCTCGCATTTGATCTGCACGAAAAATGTCTTCATGTCCGTCTCGCTGGATGGCGCGCCGTCGCGGCCGCGCGGATCGGGACCACCGACCCCGCCGGAGCGGCCGAACCTAGCACCGTTCCGCGCGCCCGGTCAGGCGGCGCCCGGCCGGAGAAACGCCAGGACCTCGCTGGCGAACATCTCGGGGGCCTGGAGCTGCGGGACGTGGGCGCAGTCCGGCAGCGTCACGAACCGCGCGTCCGGCAGGCCGGCCGCGAGCTCGCGCGCCATGGCCGGCGGGGTCGCCTCGTCCTCCTCCCCGACGAGCACCAGCGCCGGCGCGCGGATCTCGGAGAGGCGGGCGCGCAGGTCGAGGCCGGCCAGGGCCGCGCAGGCGGCCCGGAACACGTCGACGTCCGTGCGCAGGAAGGCGGCCCGGCGCTCGGCCATCAGGTCCGGGTGCGCGGCCTGGAACGCGGGCGCGAACAGGCGGCGCATGGCCGTGTCGGCGATCGCCGCGAGCCCCTTCTCGGCCGCCGCCCCGGCCATGCCGCGGAACGCGGCCCGGCCGGGCTCCGGGAAGCAGGCGCCGCAATCGGCGAAGACGAGCCGGTCGAAGAGGTCGGGGTGGCGCAGGGCGCAGAGCAGCAGCACGAAGCCGCCGTAGCCGTTGCCCAGCCCGGCCGCCGGCCGGCCCCCGGTCGCCGCGCGCAAGGCCGCGCCGACCCGGTCGGCGACGGCCTCGAGGCCGCCCGGGGCGGGCGCGGAGGCGCCGAATCCGGGCAGGTCGGGGAGGAGGAGCCGGAAGTCGCGGCCGAGCGCCGGGGTGACCCGGTCGAAGCTCGTCCGGTCGGCGAGCAGCGAGTGCAGCAGGACGAGGGGCGGGCCCTCGCCGCACGCGGTCACCGCGACCTGGCCATCCGCGAACATCGCCTGCATCCGAGACCTCCCCCGCCGCCTCTGCCGGCGGCTCCACGACGCTGTCGCATCCGACGCGTTCGCTCGCAATCCGGTTGACGTGATATTTCACGGATGGCAGCATGTGTCGACCGAACGAGGCTGCGCGTGCTGCTCCGAGACAACATCTACGCGGCGATCCGCGCCGACATCCTGGCCTGCGTC from Methylobacterium radiotolerans JCM 2831 encodes:
- a CDS encoding MFS transporter is translated as MADTALPFEASPALEAGPVPVADRRQIVWSSVIGTTVEWYDFLIYGTATALVFNKLFFPSFDPLVGTIAAFGSYAVGFLARPLGGVIFGHFGDKIGRKAMLSLTIIIMGLGTFLIGCLPTYAQIGLWAPILLVALRLIQGIGIGGEWGGAVLMVVESVPAERRGFFGSIVQLGYPLGVIASIGAFALCGFLPEAEFLAWGWRIPFLASALLVGLGLFIRLRLHETPAFQRVKRQSAVARLPVMEILTEHPRTFLKAVGLKVSEIAYVSVVTVFSISYVTGQLGLSRSIILNGILVAAVIELFTLPAFGWLSDRYGRRTLFVAACLFSIAFAFPLFTLLDTRDPMVITLTVAVALSFGQGIMFGTGAAWMSELFDARLRYSGASLGFQVGAALSGGFTPLIAAALLGWSSGATWPISVYLIALACITLTATLLAPETARKPID
- a CDS encoding helix-turn-helix domain-containing protein — encoded protein: MTARTIIGADPAATETSPQIHIAEEIRRRRREQGLSLETLAARSGVSRSMISKIERSEAVPSTVVLSRLAEALGVTFSRLMAPATEREILLIPASRQPILRDEASGYLRRCISPVLPGRGIDWVLNTLPPGASTGEFTAHRRGVSEYIYVLRGRLRAVIGERAVIMETGDSLYFEADAGHAFTNVGTEACEYFLVIDPSRVR
- a CDS encoding Lrp/AsnC ligand binding domain-containing protein gives rise to the protein MKTFFVQIKCEIGKTYAVSDALVAMEIASEIYSTAGRFDIMAKFHVDNGVDIGLFVNDFLLRLDGVKDSETIIAFKAFH
- a CDS encoding alpha/beta fold hydrolase, with the protein product MQAMFADGQVAVTACGEGPPLVLLHSLLADRTSFDRVTPALGRDFRLLLPDLPGFGASAPAPGGLEAVADRVGAALRAATGGRPAAGLGNGYGGFVLLLCALRHPDLFDRLVFADCGACFPEPGRAAFRGMAGAAAEKGLAAIADTAMRRLFAPAFQAAHPDLMAERRAAFLRTDVDVFRAACAALAGLDLRARLSEIRAPALVLVGEEDEATPPAMARELAAGLPDARFVTLPDCAHVPQLQAPEMFASEVLAFLRPGAA